From the Phycisphaeraceae bacterium genome, one window contains:
- a CDS encoding NAD(P)-dependent alcohol dehydrogenase, with the protein MFQAYAAPAAKAAFEPHAFDPGDLRPGEVEIDVTACGICHSDLSMLDNEWGMTAYPFVGGHEVAGRIAKLADDVPGLKVGQTVGLGWFSRSCMHCNQCMGGDHNLCPTVEGTILGRHGGFADKVRAHWSWVTPLPDGLDPIAAGPLFCGGITVYNPIEQFGVMPTDRVGVIGIGGLGHLALQFLSKWGCEVMAFTSSEAKAQEARDLGAHHIVNSRDPDAIKKIEGSLNFILSTVNVTLDWPTYLSALAPKGRLHVVGAAPDITLPVFPMLLGQKSLSGSPLGSPGTTRRMIDFCARHDIAPVIETFPMDKINDAFEKLRSGSPRYRLVLTR; encoded by the coding sequence ATGTTCCAAGCCTACGCCGCCCCTGCCGCTAAAGCCGCTTTTGAGCCTCATGCGTTTGACCCCGGCGACCTTCGTCCTGGGGAGGTCGAGATTGATGTCACCGCCTGCGGGATTTGTCACTCCGATCTCTCGATGCTTGATAACGAGTGGGGCATGACCGCCTACCCGTTCGTCGGTGGGCACGAGGTCGCTGGACGCATCGCCAAGCTCGCTGATGACGTGCCGGGTCTCAAGGTCGGTCAAACCGTCGGCCTCGGCTGGTTCTCTCGCTCGTGCATGCACTGCAATCAGTGCATGGGCGGCGACCACAACCTCTGCCCGACTGTGGAGGGGACTATCCTCGGCCGCCACGGCGGATTCGCCGACAAAGTCCGTGCCCACTGGTCTTGGGTCACCCCCCTGCCCGATGGGCTCGACCCGATCGCCGCTGGCCCGCTGTTCTGCGGGGGCATCACGGTCTATAACCCAATCGAACAGTTCGGCGTGATGCCCACCGACCGTGTCGGCGTCATCGGCATCGGCGGACTCGGGCACCTCGCCCTCCAGTTCCTGAGCAAGTGGGGCTGTGAGGTGATGGCGTTCACTTCGTCCGAAGCCAAGGCTCAGGAAGCCCGCGATCTAGGCGCGCATCACATTGTCAACTCTCGCGACCCCGACGCTATCAAGAAGATCGAGGGTTCTCTCAACTTCATCCTCTCCACAGTCAACGTCACGCTCGACTGGCCGACGTACCTGTCCGCTCTCGCCCCCAAAGGTCGGCTGCACGTCGTCGGGGCCGCGCCGGACATCACTCTCCCCGTCTTCCCGATGCTTCTTGGCCAGAAATCCCTGAGCGGCTCGCCACTCGGCAGCCCGGGGACAACCCGACGCATGATCGACTTCTGCGCCCGCCACGACATCGCTCCGGTCATCGAGACCTTCCCGATGGACAAGATCAACGACGCGTTTGAGAAACTCCGCTCGGGTTCGCCACGCTACCGACTTGTGTTGACCCGCTGA
- a CDS encoding PEP-CTERM sorting domain-containing protein (PEP-CTERM proteins occur, often in large numbers, in the proteomes of bacteria that also encode an exosortase, a predicted intramembrane cysteine proteinase. The presence of a PEP-CTERM domain at a protein's C-terminus predicts cleavage within the sorting domain, followed by covalent anchoring to some some component of the (usually Gram-negative) cell surface. Many PEP-CTERM proteins exhibit an unusual sequence composition that includes large numbers of potential glycosylation sites. Expression of one such protein has been shown restore the ability of a bacterium to form floc, a type of biofilm.), translated as MFVTAALSSASLASAGVIAANFDPETVDVNAMSYIRPTNSYFIGAHEDSLGTSTTKPIWTTTIFFSPDMDETMGRVSIALRARQQRDVRLELLDTNGSFDPNAFLAPDAANTFTFLGKAVIPAAEVTTGHTILDFDFDPIPLDDQRVYALKLTMDAVGGPWSAGSFDWLGVLGDAVPFLLDSAHHVPANSVVPDGTYGAPSFGVYSFGTLSKGSFNIGPSFSVETPVPEPASVALIALGATLIARRSN; from the coding sequence ATGTTCGTCACAGCTGCTCTGTCGAGTGCTTCACTGGCTTCAGCCGGCGTCATCGCGGCGAACTTTGACCCCGAGACCGTCGATGTCAACGCGATGAGCTACATCCGCCCGACAAACTCATACTTCATCGGTGCTCACGAGGACTCACTGGGCACCTCCACCACCAAGCCCATCTGGACTACCACCATCTTCTTCTCGCCCGACATGGACGAGACCATGGGCCGTGTCTCCATCGCGCTCCGCGCCCGCCAGCAGCGCGATGTGCGTCTCGAACTGCTCGACACCAATGGCAGCTTCGATCCCAACGCCTTCCTTGCGCCCGACGCCGCCAACACCTTCACCTTCCTCGGTAAGGCCGTCATCCCCGCCGCCGAGGTGACCACCGGACACACCATCCTCGACTTCGACTTCGATCCCATCCCACTCGATGACCAGCGTGTCTACGCCCTCAAGCTCACCATGGACGCCGTGGGCGGCCCCTGGTCCGCCGGTTCCTTCGACTGGCTCGGGGTTCTCGGCGACGCCGTCCCCTTCCTCCTCGATTCAGCCCACCATGTCCCCGCCAACTCGGTCGTCCCCGACGGCACCTACGGCGCGCCCAGCTTCGGCGTCTACTCCTTCGGCACCCTCTCCAAAGGCTCGTTTAACATCGGACCCTCCTTCTCCGTCGAAACCCCCGTCCCCGAACCTGCCAGCGTCGCCCTCATCGCCCTCGGCGCCACCCTGATCGCCAGACGCTCCAACTAA
- a CDS encoding MBL fold metallo-hydrolase produces MIPKQSKHDWLSRRELFKAGAIGLAGMGVGGSRVLAQEGEVVAAPPAQAPVESMPQGAGFYRFMVGDLEVGLIADGGFVAPASVFGANQPEEVVAEHARRNFADPAAMQCHIHGLVVKTAEGVVLIDTGCGNNFGPTAGSLVKNLGHFGVKPQEVTTVILTHLHVDHIGGIVGGEGAATFPEAQYVVAGAEVDFWTGEADLSQSSIDPNMWDFFKDLARQSVANAGDRLVRVRPGGEVVPGISTIALPGHTPGHLGVMIDSGGETLLYVSDLMHNAKIQMANPTWHVAFDTDPNQAVQTRQQTLDRVAVEKLMIAGAHLPFPAVGHVRAMGAGYEWEPVAWSW; encoded by the coding sequence ATGATCCCGAAGCAGTCGAAGCATGATTGGTTGAGTCGGCGTGAGCTATTTAAGGCTGGCGCGATTGGGCTGGCAGGGATGGGAGTAGGCGGATCCAGGGTGCTGGCTCAGGAAGGTGAGGTGGTGGCTGCCCCTCCGGCTCAAGCGCCGGTTGAGTCGATGCCACAGGGCGCTGGCTTCTATCGATTCATGGTGGGCGATCTTGAGGTTGGTTTGATCGCCGATGGGGGTTTTGTGGCGCCAGCCTCGGTGTTTGGTGCCAATCAGCCGGAGGAGGTTGTGGCGGAGCATGCGCGTCGGAACTTCGCTGACCCGGCGGCCATGCAGTGTCATATTCACGGGCTGGTGGTCAAGACGGCAGAAGGCGTCGTGCTGATCGATACCGGTTGTGGGAACAACTTTGGCCCTACCGCCGGTTCCCTGGTGAAGAACCTTGGGCACTTCGGCGTCAAGCCTCAGGAGGTGACGACCGTCATCCTCACGCACCTGCACGTTGACCACATCGGCGGGATCGTTGGCGGAGAAGGGGCGGCCACGTTCCCGGAGGCGCAGTACGTGGTCGCGGGCGCAGAGGTCGATTTCTGGACCGGGGAAGCGGACCTGAGCCAGTCATCGATCGATCCGAACATGTGGGACTTCTTCAAGGACCTGGCTCGCCAGTCGGTGGCGAATGCCGGCGACCGACTGGTGCGCGTGCGTCCGGGCGGTGAGGTGGTGCCCGGCATCTCCACGATAGCGCTGCCTGGACACACGCCGGGACACTTGGGCGTGATGATCGATTCAGGTGGTGAAACCCTGCTGTACGTCTCCGACCTGATGCACAACGCCAAGATCCAGATGGCGAATCCGACGTGGCATGTCGCGTTCGACACCGACCCCAATCAGGCGGTGCAGACTCGGCAGCAGACGCTGGATCGTGTCGCTGTCGAGAAGCTGATGATCGCTGGCGCGCACCTACCCTTCCCGGCCGTCGGTCATGTTCGCGCAATGGGCGCGGGTTACGAGTGGGAGCCTGTGGCGTGGTCGTGGTGA
- the ald gene encoding alanine dehydrogenase produces MRIGIPKEIKPQENRISTVPMTVAELVRRGHEVVVEHNAGARCGFFDDAFEQAGATILPDADSVFHHAEMIIKVKEPQPIEIKRLRPDHILFTYLHLAADKQLTESLVATGCTAIAYETVSVNGKLPMLEPMSEVAGRMSAIYGAAMLAKHHEGSGVLLPGVPGVPAGKVMVIGGGTAGLNAAKIALGLDAEVTILDVNAERLRYLDIALPGVRTLYSTPENIEALLPDTDLVIGAVLVPGAAAPKLIRRHHLKLMKPGSVVVDIAVDQGGCCETTRPTTHQDPVYLEEGIVHYCVANMPGAFSRTSTEALSNATRPWTLLLADRGVASACNHRIELWDGINTAKGKLTCVPVAEAHGLEAREPQDILAAQASP; encoded by the coding sequence ATGCGTATCGGGATCCCCAAAGAGATCAAACCCCAGGAAAACCGCATCTCGACTGTTCCCATGACCGTCGCTGAACTCGTCCGCCGCGGGCACGAGGTGGTCGTCGAGCACAACGCCGGAGCCCGCTGCGGCTTCTTCGATGACGCTTTCGAGCAAGCCGGAGCGACCATCCTTCCTGATGCCGATTCCGTCTTCCACCACGCCGAGATGATTATCAAGGTCAAAGAACCCCAACCCATCGAGATCAAGCGTCTCCGCCCGGATCACATCCTGTTCACCTACCTCCACCTCGCCGCCGACAAACAGCTCACCGAATCCCTCGTCGCCACCGGCTGCACCGCCATCGCCTACGAAACCGTTTCGGTCAACGGCAAGCTGCCCATGCTCGAACCGATGTCCGAGGTCGCGGGTCGGATGTCCGCCATCTACGGCGCCGCCATGCTCGCCAAACACCACGAAGGCTCGGGCGTCCTTCTCCCGGGCGTTCCCGGTGTCCCCGCAGGCAAGGTCATGGTCATCGGCGGCGGAACCGCGGGGCTCAACGCTGCCAAAATCGCCCTCGGACTCGACGCCGAAGTCACCATCCTCGATGTCAACGCCGAACGACTCCGGTACCTCGACATCGCACTCCCAGGCGTGCGCACTCTCTACTCCACACCCGAAAATATCGAAGCCCTGCTGCCGGACACGGACCTGGTCATCGGTGCCGTCCTCGTGCCCGGTGCCGCAGCGCCCAAACTCATCCGACGCCACCACCTCAAGCTCATGAAGCCCGGGAGCGTGGTCGTCGACATTGCTGTCGATCAGGGCGGCTGCTGCGAGACCACCCGGCCGACCACCCACCAGGACCCTGTCTACCTCGAAGAAGGCATCGTCCACTACTGCGTTGCCAACATGCCCGGCGCCTTCTCCCGCACGTCTACGGAGGCCCTCTCCAACGCCACCCGCCCCTGGACTCTGCTGCTCGCTGACCGGGGCGTCGCAAGTGCCTGCAACCACCGTATCGAACTCTGGGACGGCATCAATACCGCCAAGGGCAAACTGACCTGCGTCCCCGTGGCTGAAGCCCACGGCCTCGAAGCCCGTGAACCCCAAGACATTCTCGCCGCTCAGGCATCGCCATGA
- a CDS encoding TlpA disulfide reductase family protein: MTRILALAAALLFTALPALAQNAPHPLLGKPAPGFTLPNLEGNPVRLNQLKGQVVILDFWATWCGPCVVAMPEIQKLHSKYADQGVKIIGVNMGEDRATAKRFVDQRELSFEFVLDEKKVLWDRYRLEALPHLVIIDQQGVIQAVHIGYNPVHSPVIYAREIETLLAGQSLVQASAALPTDAAKTRTRILEPVNPDTLTKQAPIHRTEEAWIPAPQPGGWFDHPRAGKTLALIGERNQVIITAQTPEGIKANTLPLNLPADDTLIDFAISPMDNGMALAAATAELDLDGSAIRMHLSAYNNQANASWSADIATAGKTIPDFTLRFAQLSTDDKRYLVILADYSRAEQAGHLRRHAPELDAVINDVGSARLLTIYDFDNGDVVYRGWVPGPSHGAGFHVLPGDDTTPDQLLIANSDGLVPFAIAQPIAAAR, translated from the coding sequence ATGACCCGCATTCTCGCCCTCGCAGCTGCCCTGCTTTTTACCGCCCTACCGGCCCTCGCCCAGAACGCCCCCCACCCGTTGCTCGGTAAACCCGCCCCCGGCTTTACCCTCCCTAATCTCGAAGGCAATCCGGTCCGACTCAACCAACTCAAGGGCCAGGTCGTCATCCTCGACTTCTGGGCCACCTGGTGCGGGCCGTGCGTCGTTGCCATGCCAGAAATCCAGAAGCTCCACAGCAAGTACGCGGACCAAGGCGTCAAGATCATTGGCGTCAACATGGGCGAAGATCGCGCGACCGCTAAACGGTTTGTTGATCAGCGAGAACTCAGCTTCGAGTTCGTCCTTGACGAAAAAAAAGTGCTCTGGGATCGCTACCGACTCGAAGCCTTGCCTCATCTTGTCATCATCGACCAACAAGGTGTGATCCAGGCCGTCCACATTGGGTACAACCCGGTTCATAGCCCCGTGATCTACGCCCGCGAGATCGAAACCCTGCTCGCGGGCCAATCTCTGGTTCAAGCCAGCGCAGCACTCCCCACCGATGCCGCTAAAACCCGCACCCGGATTCTCGAACCGGTCAACCCCGACACGCTCACCAAGCAAGCTCCGATCCATCGCACCGAAGAGGCCTGGATCCCCGCCCCGCAGCCCGGCGGGTGGTTCGATCACCCTCGCGCTGGCAAGACCCTCGCCCTCATCGGCGAACGCAACCAGGTCATCATCACCGCCCAGACCCCCGAGGGCATCAAGGCCAACACCCTCCCGCTGAATCTCCCCGCCGATGACACCCTGATCGACTTCGCCATCTCCCCAATGGACAACGGCATGGCTCTCGCCGCCGCGACAGCAGAACTCGATCTCGATGGCAGCGCGATCAGGATGCATCTCTCCGCCTACAACAACCAGGCCAACGCGTCTTGGTCCGCCGACATCGCCACCGCGGGTAAAACCATCCCCGACTTCACCCTCCGCTTCGCCCAGCTAAGCACTGATGACAAACGGTACCTTGTCATCCTCGCCGACTACAGTCGCGCCGAACAGGCGGGTCACCTCCGACGACACGCCCCCGAACTCGACGCCGTGATCAACGATGTCGGCTCTGCTCGACTGCTGACGATCTACGACTTCGACAACGGCGACGTCGTCTATCGCGGATGGGTCCCCGGACCCTCACACGGCGCGGGCTTCCACGTCCTCCCCGGCGACGACACCACGCCCGACCAACTGCTCATCGCCAACTCCGATGGCCTGGTCCCCTTCGCCATCGCCCAACCCATCGCCGCCGCCCGATAG
- a CDS encoding nitroreductase family protein gives MDTFEAIYQRRAIKSFDPNHDMTDAEELKLLEAAAQSPTSFNMQNWRFVVVRDRELRQQIQAAAWGQAQVTEASILVIICADLHAWDREPGRYWRDAPVPAQKQLVPMIKPFYQNNPQLQRDEAMRSAGIGGMTLMVAAKAMGYDSCPMIGFDPIKVAELINLPEHHVIGMLLPIGKALKPAWPKPGQLPIDEVVIRDRF, from the coding sequence ATGGACACCTTTGAAGCCATCTATCAGCGTCGCGCCATCAAAAGCTTCGACCCCAATCACGACATGACCGACGCTGAGGAACTCAAGCTCCTCGAAGCCGCGGCCCAGTCGCCCACCTCGTTCAACATGCAGAACTGGCGGTTCGTCGTCGTCCGAGACCGCGAACTCCGCCAGCAGATCCAGGCCGCCGCATGGGGACAGGCCCAGGTCACCGAAGCCTCAATCCTCGTCATCATCTGCGCCGACCTGCATGCCTGGGACCGCGAGCCCGGCCGCTACTGGCGTGATGCCCCCGTGCCCGCTCAGAAACAGCTCGTCCCCATGATCAAGCCCTTCTACCAGAACAACCCCCAACTCCAACGCGACGAGGCCATGCGCTCCGCGGGCATCGGCGGGATGACCCTCATGGTCGCCGCCAAGGCCATGGGCTACGACTCCTGTCCCATGATTGGCTTCGATCCGATCAAGGTCGCCGAACTGATCAACCTCCCCGAACACCACGTCATCGGCATGCTCCTGCCCATCGGCAAAGCCCTCAAACCCGCTTGGCCCAAGCCCGGGCAACTCCCCATTGACGAGGTTGTCATCCGCGACCGGTTCTAG
- a CDS encoding MFS transporter, whose amino-acid sequence MGPWLTESTWGRRLLFTVLYFSEGAPIGYLWWAMPVRLSEAGMGVERVSAIMAALTLPWVLKFLWAPVVDALQGPRWGLRASITLAQVVMGLALVPLAVFPLEDLLWLGGLLLMTHAVAAATQDVGIDALAIRVLPEAERGTATGWMQAGMLAARSVFGGLSLWAERYIGPQGVVVALIGCIWFSMTLVWLVPAQGSSEGLRGVGARLWSTVGALSLVIRKQSLWLGLGVAMTAGAGFEAVGGLIGPMLVERGVEAESIGAFRALPVVGCMVVGSLIGGILADRMGHRRLVISSVVMILAAVMLLVVVDRSGVRGVGLMSAALPVFLALGSLTSASYAMFMDLADPRVGGTQFSAYMSATNLCEMWAVALAGMLAGAYGYGLGFGVVAGLSLVSIPLVMGLSRPK is encoded by the coding sequence GTGGGCCCTTGGCTGACGGAGAGCACCTGGGGTCGTCGGCTGCTGTTTACGGTGCTGTATTTCAGTGAGGGCGCGCCAATCGGCTACCTGTGGTGGGCGATGCCGGTACGCCTGAGCGAAGCAGGCATGGGGGTGGAGCGTGTGTCGGCGATCATGGCGGCTTTGACGCTGCCTTGGGTGCTGAAGTTTCTTTGGGCACCGGTGGTGGACGCGCTGCAGGGCCCTCGATGGGGGTTGCGTGCGTCGATCACGCTCGCCCAGGTTGTCATGGGCCTGGCTCTGGTTCCGCTGGCGGTGTTTCCTCTGGAGGACCTGCTGTGGTTGGGGGGCCTGCTGCTGATGACGCATGCTGTTGCCGCGGCAACGCAGGATGTGGGGATTGATGCGCTGGCGATCCGGGTGCTTCCCGAGGCTGAGCGGGGGACCGCGACGGGTTGGATGCAAGCCGGGATGCTCGCGGCGCGGTCGGTGTTCGGGGGCTTGTCGCTTTGGGCTGAACGCTACATCGGGCCACAGGGCGTGGTGGTGGCGTTGATCGGCTGTATCTGGTTCTCGATGACGCTGGTGTGGCTGGTGCCAGCTCAGGGATCGAGTGAGGGTCTGCGTGGTGTGGGCGCTCGATTGTGGTCAACCGTGGGTGCTCTGAGTCTTGTGATCCGGAAGCAGTCACTCTGGCTGGGTCTTGGGGTGGCGATGACAGCGGGGGCGGGGTTCGAGGCGGTGGGAGGTTTGATCGGTCCGATGCTCGTGGAGCGCGGGGTCGAGGCAGAGTCGATCGGAGCGTTTAGGGCGTTGCCAGTGGTGGGGTGCATGGTCGTAGGTTCGCTGATCGGCGGGATACTGGCTGACCGTATGGGTCATCGGCGGCTGGTCATCAGTTCGGTGGTGATGATTCTCGCTGCGGTGATGTTGCTGGTGGTGGTGGATCGGTCTGGCGTTCGCGGGGTGGGTTTGATGTCGGCGGCGTTGCCAGTGTTTCTGGCGTTGGGATCGCTGACCTCGGCGAGTTACGCGATGTTTATGGACCTCGCCGACCCACGCGTCGGCGGCACGCAGTTTAGCGCATACATGAGCGCCACGAATCTGTGCGAGATGTGGGCGGTGGCGCTGGCGGGGATGTTGGCAGGGGCTTATGGGTACGGCTTGGGGTTCGGCGTGGTCGCGGGGTTGTCGCTGGTGTCGATTCCCCTGGTGATGGGGTTGTCACGTCCGAAGTAA
- a CDS encoding GNAT family N-acetyltransferase — protein sequence MEDFEDQTEGEMQAPIDLAEFETKIELRRLREDDFDELLKMQERCFPGMSTWKRDQIESMVKIFPDGQMCLEYEGQIVASSSSLIVDFDEYEDWHNWMEIAGGGYIRNHDENGDTLYGIEIMVDPDFRGLKLARRLYNGRKELARDRNLKRSIIAGRIPGYGKHKDKISASEYVERVVAKKLFDPVLTVQFSNGFSLRGLIPDYLPGDSASAGYATFLEWVNLDHVPDRKRRFQAVTRVRLCLVQYMMRRIASFDEFVKQCEFIVDVGSDYKSDFLLFPELFTTQLLALIDAKRPAEAARKLAEYTPEYLELFNDLAVRFNVNIVGGSQFAVEGDDLFNVSYLFRRDGTIDKQYKIHVTPNEAKWWGVKAGNQVRVFDTDRGKIAILICYDAEFPELARIAVARGAQIIFVPFNTDERYSYLRVRHCAQARAIENQVYVAIAGCAGMMPFVDNADMHYAQCAVLTPSDFPFARDAVASESMPNIETVVVHDVDLELTRRNRVDGTVRPWTDRRADLYSIRYQDPDLGEVSI from the coding sequence ATGGAAGACTTTGAAGATCAGACAGAGGGTGAGATGCAGGCGCCGATCGATCTGGCGGAGTTTGAGACCAAGATCGAGCTGCGCCGGCTTCGGGAGGATGACTTTGACGAACTTCTGAAGATGCAGGAGCGGTGTTTCCCGGGGATGTCGACGTGGAAGCGGGATCAGATCGAGAGCATGGTGAAGATCTTTCCCGATGGTCAGATGTGTCTCGAGTATGAGGGGCAGATCGTGGCGTCCTCGAGTAGTCTGATCGTGGACTTCGATGAATACGAGGACTGGCATAACTGGATGGAGATCGCGGGCGGGGGGTATATCCGCAATCACGATGAGAACGGGGACACACTCTATGGCATCGAGATCATGGTGGACCCGGATTTCCGTGGTTTGAAGCTGGCGCGGCGCTTGTACAACGGCAGGAAAGAGCTGGCTCGTGATCGCAACCTCAAGCGATCGATCATCGCGGGGCGTATTCCAGGCTACGGAAAGCACAAGGACAAGATCTCTGCGTCTGAGTACGTCGAGCGGGTGGTTGCGAAGAAGCTGTTCGACCCCGTGCTGACCGTGCAGTTCTCGAACGGTTTCTCGTTACGGGGCCTGATTCCTGATTACCTGCCGGGGGACTCGGCTTCGGCGGGTTATGCAACCTTTCTGGAGTGGGTGAATCTGGACCATGTCCCTGATCGCAAGCGTCGGTTCCAGGCGGTGACGCGGGTACGGCTGTGTCTGGTGCAGTACATGATGCGTCGGATCGCCAGCTTCGACGAGTTTGTGAAGCAGTGTGAGTTCATCGTGGATGTGGGGTCGGATTACAAGAGTGATTTTCTGCTGTTTCCGGAGTTGTTCACGACGCAGTTGCTGGCGTTGATTGATGCGAAGCGCCCTGCGGAGGCGGCAAGAAAGCTGGCGGAGTACACGCCGGAGTATCTGGAACTGTTCAATGACCTGGCCGTTCGGTTTAACGTCAACATCGTGGGCGGGTCGCAGTTCGCCGTGGAGGGCGATGACCTGTTCAACGTGTCGTATCTGTTCAGGCGGGACGGGACGATCGACAAGCAGTACAAGATCCACGTGACGCCTAATGAGGCGAAGTGGTGGGGCGTGAAGGCGGGGAACCAGGTGCGTGTATTCGATACGGATCGAGGCAAGATCGCCATTTTGATCTGCTACGACGCTGAGTTCCCGGAGTTGGCTCGGATCGCGGTCGCCCGAGGGGCGCAGATCATTTTCGTGCCGTTCAACACGGACGAGCGGTACAGCTACTTGCGTGTGAGGCATTGTGCGCAGGCGCGGGCGATCGAGAATCAGGTGTATGTCGCGATCGCCGGTTGCGCGGGGATGATGCCTTTTGTTGACAACGCTGACATGCACTACGCGCAGTGTGCGGTGCTCACGCCCTCGGATTTTCCGTTTGCCCGCGACGCGGTGGCGTCGGAGAGCATGCCGAACATCGAGACGGTGGTGGTTCACGATGTGGACCTGGAGTTGACCAGGCGCAACCGTGTGGATGGGACGGTGCGGCCTTGGACGGATCGTCGGGCGGACCTGTACTCGATTCGTTACCAGGACCCGGACCTTGGCGAAGTGAGTATCTGA
- a CDS encoding calcineurin-like phosphoesterase family protein, giving the protein MRSWMVSVLVVLGLASVSVGDTVTARGVVFHDRNGDGVRQAGEEGLPGVAVSDGRAVVLTGDDGGWELEIDAADAIVFVVKPAGYQVVLDGLNLPRGYYVHKPAGSPDEGFIFEGVDPTGELPEVIQFALREVEESDRFTVIAFGDPQPYNLAQIDWFRREVVDPLVNAEGITNGAVFGISLGDLVGDNLDLFGPLNEAQALFGIPWYNVLGNHDMNFMSGGTPATEADPDRYSDETYERVFGPLTYAVQYGRVHMIVLDNVKWNGFAGYRQGDHPDWPTARRPVTNNYQGHFREDQLTFLENYLAVVPKDELVVLAMHIPLNSADGQHEIPETRRLLEILSSHPHTLSISGHTHYQKHWHFGAEQGYAPDPEMGRLNQHVLHDSERHAAAPHHHGNFVTVSGSWYGGLRDEEGVPHTTMRDGAPNGYTLIHFDGNRYRTEFRAARRPADHQMTLHVVEGEGGGGVLYANVFNGIKGDVVEVRIVPAVVTGRAATGWMAMAYTEELDPLYVSVRNGEAAIPGEVRPGGVSPRPQTSYHLWKAELPAGLLPGTHLLEVRHMDQFGVERRDRYSHRVE; this is encoded by the coding sequence ATGCGCAGCTGGATGGTGTCGGTGCTGGTGGTGCTCGGGCTGGCTTCGGTTTCGGTGGGTGATACGGTGACGGCGCGGGGGGTGGTGTTTCACGATCGGAACGGGGACGGGGTGCGGCAGGCGGGTGAAGAGGGGCTGCCGGGGGTGGCGGTGAGCGATGGTCGTGCGGTGGTGCTGACGGGTGATGACGGGGGTTGGGAGCTGGAGATTGATGCAGCGGACGCGATCGTGTTTGTGGTGAAGCCGGCGGGGTACCAGGTGGTGCTGGACGGGCTGAATCTGCCGAGGGGGTATTACGTGCACAAGCCGGCGGGGTCGCCGGATGAGGGTTTTATCTTCGAGGGCGTGGACCCGACGGGTGAGCTGCCGGAGGTGATCCAGTTTGCGCTGCGTGAGGTGGAGGAGTCGGATCGTTTCACGGTGATCGCGTTCGGTGATCCTCAGCCGTACAACCTGGCGCAGATCGACTGGTTTCGTCGGGAGGTGGTGGACCCGCTGGTGAACGCGGAGGGGATCACGAACGGGGCGGTGTTCGGGATCAGTCTTGGGGATCTGGTGGGCGACAACCTGGATCTGTTCGGCCCGCTGAACGAGGCGCAGGCTCTGTTCGGGATCCCCTGGTACAACGTGCTGGGAAACCATGACATGAACTTCATGTCGGGGGGGACGCCGGCGACGGAGGCGGATCCGGATCGTTATTCGGACGAGACGTATGAGCGGGTGTTCGGCCCGCTGACGTACGCGGTGCAGTACGGCCGGGTGCACATGATCGTGCTGGACAACGTGAAGTGGAACGGTTTCGCGGGGTATCGGCAGGGTGATCATCCGGACTGGCCGACGGCGAGGCGTCCTGTGACGAACAACTATCAGGGGCATTTCCGGGAGGATCAGCTGACGTTCCTCGAGAACTATCTGGCGGTGGTGCCGAAGGACGAGCTGGTGGTGCTGGCGATGCACATCCCGCTGAACTCGGCGGACGGTCAGCATGAGATCCCGGAGACGCGTCGGCTGCTGGAGATTCTGTCGAGCCACCCGCACACGCTGAGCATCTCGGGTCACACGCATTATCAGAAGCACTGGCACTTTGGTGCGGAGCAAGGGTATGCGCCGGATCCGGAGATGGGCCGGCTGAATCAGCACGTGCTGCACGATTCGGAGCGTCATGCGGCGGCGCCGCATCATCACGGGAACTTCGTGACGGTGTCGGGTTCGTGGTACGGGGGTCTGCGGGATGAGGAGGGTGTTCCGCACACGACGATGCGGGACGGTGCGCCGAACGGTTACACGCTGATTCACTTTGACGGGAACCGGTACCGGACGGAGTTCCGGGCGGCGCGGCGGCCGGCGGATCATCAGATGACGCTGCATGTGGTCGAGGGTGAGGGTGGGGGCGGGGTGCTGTATGCGAACGTGTTCAACGGGATAAAGGGTGACGTGGTGGAGGTGCGGATCGTGCCGGCGGTGGTGACGGGTCGCGCGGCGACGGGGTGGATGGCGATGGCGTACACGGAGGAACTGGACCCGTTGTACGTGTCGGTGCGTAACGGTGAGGCGGCGATCCCGGGTGAGGTGCGTCCGGGCGGGGTGTCGCCTCGGCCGCAGACGTCGTATCACCTGTGGAAGGCTGAGTTGCCGGCGGGTCTGCTGCCGGGGACGCATCTGCTGGAGGTGCGCCACATGGATCAGTTCGGGGTGGAGCGTCGGGACCGGTACAGCCACCGGGTGGAGTAG